CATTAAGCTCCTGCCTACCGTATTTAGCCAGTTATTGGTCTGACGGTTGGCTATTCTCCTCGGCAGCGGTCAGAAGTTTCGCGCAACCGGTCTGGCCGTTCCGGTTAGCGGTGCGCAGCGGAGTGTCACCATTCGTCGTCAGGGCAGCCTTAACATTCGCCCTGGCCTTGATCAGAAGTTCCACGCACCCGGTACGACCTTTCAGGGCAGCGAGGTGCAAAGGAGTGGCACCATCCGCCGTCCGGGCAGCATCAACAGCCGCCCCGGCCTTGATCAGAAGTTCCACGCACTCGGTATGACCGCCTTGGGCAGCGATGTGCAGAGGAGTGCCACCATCCGTCGTCAGGGCAGCATCAACAGCCGCCCCAGCCTTGATCAGAACTTTCAGGCACTCGGTATGACCGCCTTGGGCAGCGATGTGCAGAGGAGTGGCACCATTCGTCGTCAGGGCAGCATCAACAGACGCCCCAGCCTTGATCAGAAGTTCCACACACTCGGTATCATTGTTCTTGGCAGCGAAGTGCAGAGGAGTGGCACCATCCGTCGTCAGGGCAGCCTTAACAGCCGCCCCAGCCTTGATCAGAACTTTCAGGCACTCGATATGTCCGCCTTTGGCAGCGAGGTGCAGAGGTGTGTCACCATTCGTCGTCAGGGCAGCCTTAACAGCCGCCCCAGCCTTGATCAGAACTTTCAGGCACTCGGTATGACCGCCTTGGGCAGCAAAGTGCAGAGAAGTGGCGCCATTCGTCGTCTGGGCAGCATCAACATCCGCCCCAGCCTTGATCAGAAGTTCCACACACTCGGTATGATTGTTCTCGGCAGCGAAGTGCAAGGGAGTGCGACCATCCGTCGTCAGGGTAGCCTTAACATCCGCCCTGGCATTAATCAGAAGCTCCACGCACCCGTTATGACCTTTGTAGGCAGAGAGATGCAAAGGAGTGTCACCAAACGTCGTACGGGCAGCATCAACAACCGCCCCGGCCTTGATCAGAAGCTCCACGCACCCGGTGCGACCGCCTTGGGTAGCGAGGTGCAGAGGAGTGGCACCATCCGTCGTCAGGGCAGCATCAACAGCCGCCCTAGCCTTGATCATAAGCTCCACGCCCCCGGTATGACCGCATTGGGCAGCGATGTGCAGAGGAGTGGCACCATTCGTCGTCAGGGCAGCATCAACAGCCGCCCCGGCCTTAATCAGAAGTTCCATGCACTCGATATGACCGCCACGGGCAGCGAGGTGCAAAGGAGTGGCACCACCTGTCATCCGGGCAGCATCAACAGCCGCCCAAGCCTTGATCAGAACTTTCAGGCACTCGGTATAACCTTTGTCGGCAGCGATGTGCAGGAGGGTGAGACCATCTGCCCTCAGGGCAGCATCAACAACTGCCCCGGCATCAATCAGGGGTTGCAAGCACTTCGTATGACCGTTCAGGACAGCAGCGTGCAACAAACTGATGTAGGAATTCGAAACAGCTAAACGAAATTTTTTATTGGCAATACTACTGTTCTTATTCAGCAGACTCTGCAGCGTTTCCAAATCCCCCGCACGACAAGCTTGCAGAGGCAGGGATTCACAAAATTCAGAGTCTTCATCGAGCTTGCCACCGTCCACTCGCACTAGCGGCAAGGCTTTTTGTCGACAATAAGCACACGAACGTGATGCAAGAGCCGTAGCCGGAGCCTGCTCCCTAAGCCATCCGGCAATGCACTCCAGATGATATTGGTGATTACAGTTCGTCTTGACGACCGAAATATCTCCTAAGTCATTCATGCAGATGGAGCACCTGTCGCCCTGTAACTTCTCATTTCCTTCTGCAGCGGTTGAGCGCCCCCCCGCTACTGAAATACCAGCTTCTGGCTTCTCTTTTTTGCAAGGTCCGTGGCAAGGTGAGCAGTCGATGGTCTTACTGTATGTATGTTTATCGTTGTCGGGTGGCTCTTCCCCCTCATCGCCTTTCTTCCAGCCACTCTCATTTTTATTGCCCCGGGGAACTTTGTTTCGGGGGACGTTTGAATTTGGGTCTTCTTGCCTGCCTTCTGCCACAGATGAACTGGCTTTGCGTTTTTTCTGATTCTGGCCTCCGCCTTCCTGGTGGGGTACCTGCCTCTCATCGTACTGGCTTGAAAGATCAGCTGACAACATCGCCCGGAACTGACGCGCCAGCGTTTCAAGACCAGAAACCAGAAACTCAGTTTGTTTTGTTGACACGTTAATGTCGTCTGTTTCCAGCTGCAACTGTTGTTCCAGCCGTCTTCTCAATGCCTGGTAAACCAAACCTGCGTCCGTAAGTCGCCACCGGTCGTAGAACAGGGCTTCTTCATGTGTCAGCTCACCGGGAACAATGAGAATACTCTGATAGTCCGTGTTTACCTGGTGTTGAGACAGCGCCTGTTTCAGGGTGTCATCATCACGCTGCCACAGCTCCCGGTCATCAGTAGCCAGCGATGCCCTCAGGAATGACAAAATCCCCGGGGAACCCTGATCGTTTTCCGTTATTCCGGTTGCGGATGTATCCAAATCAGTCAGGTATTCAAGGTCAGCGGCAATCAGCATGATCCTGTTATCAAGAATCCGGGCCAGGTCACCATGACCCCTGACTATGGCCTGTTGCATTTTTTTTCGGAGGATTTTTAACAGTTCTCGTTTATTTTCCAGATTCTTCCTGATCAGTTCTTCCGCTGAATCCTGCTCCGGGTACTCCTTGTCGCCATAGGCAATGATCAGTGGCTCAGGCTCGGCATCGAAGGTGTAATGAGTGCTGTCATTATCGTCATCGTCACCATCACCGCCACTCCCGGAAGCCACCAGACTACCAGTGACGATACCTGCAATGTCCTTCAGAGCTTCGGTATCCAAAAGTGCGAGGTAGCTTTGCGTCTGGATGTTGAGCAGTTTTTCGTACAAAGAAACCAGGCTGACACTCCGGAGAATGTTGTCCCGGGTAATAACTACCCGCATAGAGGCATCACTCACAGAAACAACAGCGGCAGGATAAGACGGTCTTTTAACAAGTCGCTGCCAGTTAGCAATCGCCTGATCCAGCTCTCCCTCAAGCCTGTTTCTTTTTCTGTCGTTTGCCTCTCTGGAAAAAGCACCGTCAGGAAGCAATCTGTTTTTTAACAGTGTTTTTAAAAAGGATGTCGGGGACGGTGATTCCGCCTGTGACGGGTTTTTGTGGCTTAATACGTTTCCGGGCCTGCCCGAAAAAACAACACCGGCGCTTCCGGCAGTTGAAAAAACGGTTGACAGGAAATAGAAAAGCAAACTGTCATAGAAAGGAGAAAAAACTGCCCTGCTATCGTCAACAGGTTTAAAACATACCTGACCGCTGTCGGCTAAAAACGAAACAGCTAAAAACGCCTTTCCTGGAAAGCCTGCCGTTAAATCACTGACTGGTTTACAGATAACACCGTCGGTGGCAGCAAAAAGCGCTGAACTGGCAAACAGGAAGATAATAAAAAGTCGTAAAAAGTCAGCACTCAGAGATGTCAAGTAATTATGCACCTTTAAGCTCCTGCCTACAGTTCGGAGTTATTGAAATTATGCACAAGACAACACTCAGCTAGTTCTCGTCCCAAAACGTAGCCACCTGATAATCAATAAAATTTGATTTGAGAATGAATGAAGCTCATCTGCTTTTTATAAACTATC
Above is a genomic segment from Endozoicomonas euniceicola containing:
- a CDS encoding ankyrin repeat domain-containing protein, yielding MHNYLTSLSADFLRLFIIFLFASSALFAATDGVICKPVSDLTAGFPGKAFLAVSFLADSGQVCFKPVDDSRAVFSPFYDSLLFYFLSTVFSTAGSAGVVFSGRPGNVLSHKNPSQAESPSPTSFLKTLLKNRLLPDGAFSREANDRKRNRLEGELDQAIANWQRLVKRPSYPAAVVSVSDASMRVVITRDNILRSVSLVSLYEKLLNIQTQSYLALLDTEALKDIAGIVTGSLVASGSGGDGDDDDNDSTHYTFDAEPEPLIIAYGDKEYPEQDSAEELIRKNLENKRELLKILRKKMQQAIVRGHGDLARILDNRIMLIAADLEYLTDLDTSATGITENDQGSPGILSFLRASLATDDRELWQRDDDTLKQALSQHQVNTDYQSILIVPGELTHEEALFYDRWRLTDAGLVYQALRRRLEQQLQLETDDINVSTKQTEFLVSGLETLARQFRAMLSADLSSQYDERQVPHQEGGGQNQKKRKASSSVAEGRQEDPNSNVPRNKVPRGNKNESGWKKGDEGEEPPDNDKHTYSKTIDCSPCHGPCKKEKPEAGISVAGGRSTAAEGNEKLQGDRCSICMNDLGDISVVKTNCNHQYHLECIAGWLREQAPATALASRSCAYCRQKALPLVRVDGGKLDEDSEFCESLPLQACRAGDLETLQSLLNKNSSIANKKFRLAVSNSYISLLHAAVLNGHTKCLQPLIDAGAVVDAALRADGLTLLHIAADKGYTECLKVLIKAWAAVDAARMTGGATPLHLAARGGHIECMELLIKAGAAVDAALTTNGATPLHIAAQCGHTGGVELMIKARAAVDAALTTDGATPLHLATQGGRTGCVELLIKAGAVVDAARTTFGDTPLHLSAYKGHNGCVELLINARADVKATLTTDGRTPLHFAAENNHTECVELLIKAGADVDAAQTTNGATSLHFAAQGGHTECLKVLIKAGAAVKAALTTNGDTPLHLAAKGGHIECLKVLIKAGAAVKAALTTDGATPLHFAAKNNDTECVELLIKAGASVDAALTTNGATPLHIAAQGGHTECLKVLIKAGAAVDAALTTDGGTPLHIAAQGGHTECVELLIKAGAAVDAARTADGATPLHLAALKGRTGCVELLIKARANVKAALTTNGDTPLRTANRNGQTGCAKLLTAAEENSQPSDQ